From Rhinatrema bivittatum chromosome 5, aRhiBiv1.1, whole genome shotgun sequence, the proteins below share one genomic window:
- the LOC115092422 gene encoding oocyte zinc finger protein XlCOF15-like encodes MSHAGEKPFMCTECIKRFRCKSDLKRHERSHKGEKPFKCIVCDNGFSCKSELKRHEWIHTGKKPFTCIECDKSFSVKYQLKRHERIHTREKPFTCTECDKRFSQNVELKRHERGPTREKPFICTECIKSFSSNSIEKAQERSHLHALSVIKTSGGNQI; translated from the coding sequence ATGAGCCAcgcaggagagaaaccatttatgtGCACAGAGTGCATTAAAAGGTTCAGGTGTAAATCAGACCTCAAAAGGCATGAAAGGAGCCACAagggtgagaaaccatttaaatgcatTGTGTGTGATAATGGTTTCAGTTGTAAATCAGAACTGAAAAGACATGAATGGATCCACACAGgaaagaaaccatttacatgcatcgagtgtgataaaagctttagtGTGAAATACCAATTGAAAAGGCATGAAAGGATTCACActagagagaaaccatttacgtgcactgagtgtgataaaagattCAGTCAAAATGTGGAACTGAAAAGGCATGAAAGGGGCCCCACaagagagaaaccatttatatgCACTGAGTGTATTAAAAGCTTCAGTTCGAATTCAATTGAAAAGgcacaggagagaagccatttgcatgcactgagtgtgataaaaactTCAGGTGGAAATCAGATCTGA